The Camelina sativa cultivar DH55 chromosome 14, Cs, whole genome shotgun sequence genome includes a window with the following:
- the LOC104742034 gene encoding MLP-like protein 168, which translates to MVQEEVEVDVEIKSTADKFHMFARRSQHVSKATRYIQGCDLLEGEWGKIGSILLWKLTPDGEPRVSKDRIEAMDVENNVIQWRVLEGPLKKEYKSFLKTMKVSPKKGGPGSVVKWNMRYERLNENVAHPESLLHFFVEVIKDIDQFLLSDD; encoded by the exons ATGGTACAGGAAGAGGTAGAGGTAGATGTGGAGATCAAATCTACGGCTGATAAGTTCCACATGTTCGCCAGGAGATCACAACATGTTTCCAAAGCCACTCGCTACATTCAGGGATGTGATCTGCTCGAAGGCGAGTGGGGCAAAATTGGAAGCATACTCTTGTGGAAATTAACTCCTG ATGGAGAGCCAAGAGTGTCAAAGGATAGGATCGAAGCCATGGATGTTGAGAATAATGTGATCCAGTGGAGGGTGTTAGAGGGACCTCTGAAGAAAGAGTACAAAAGCTTCTTGAAAACGATGAAGGTGAGCCCTAAGAAAGGAGGGCCTGGAAGTGTGGTGAAGTGGAACATGAGGTATGAACGACTTAATGAGAACGTGGCTCACCCTGAGAGCCTCCTTCATTTCTTCGTCGAAGTGATTAAGGATATCGACCAATTCCTCTTGTCTGATGATTAG